From the Deltaproteobacteria bacterium genome, one window contains:
- a CDS encoding DUF2155 domain-containing protein → MKRIALLAATILVFALVATACKKSEPPQPPPPMQGQGTPGQGMQGQPGGMPPMGGGPEKKVVVPDTVKGTWKAVKIEVEYKEKKSKKQFTVPLKSEFKVPDSDLVLKVGEFLPHFAMSADSITSNTNNPENPAVQAEVFQGDKEIFHGWFFSKFPSVHPFQHDKFGLTMIEGVKK, encoded by the coding sequence ATGAAACGGATCGCGCTGTTGGCAGCAACCATTTTGGTATTTGCGCTTGTAGCAACGGCCTGCAAGAAGTCCGAGCCGCCGCAACCGCCCCCGCCGATGCAGGGCCAGGGAACGCCCGGGCAAGGCATGCAGGGTCAGCCCGGGGGAATGCCCCCCATGGGAGGCGGACCCGAAAAGAAAGTCGTCGTGCCCGACACGGTGAAGGGCACGTGGAAGGCCGTCAAGATCGAGGTTGAATACAAAGAGAAGAAATCGAAAAAGCAGTTCACCGTTCCCTTGAAATCGGAGTTCAAGGTCCCCGATTCCGACCTCGTGCTCAAGGTGGGCGAATTCCTCCCCCATTTCGCGATGTCCGCCGATTCGATCACCTCGAACACGAACAACCCGGAAAACCCCGCTGTCCAGGCCGAAGTCTTCCAGGGAGACAAGGAAATCTTCCACGGGTGGTTCTTTTCCAAGTTCCCGTCGGTGCATCCCTTCCAGCACGACAAGTTCGGCCTGACGATGATCGAGGGCGTCAAGAAATAG
- a CDS encoding inositol monophosphatase: protein MENRDLARFAEETARGAGEILRRNYGKKQTVHFKGEINLVTDVDRQSETFIIGRIRDSFPDHGILSEESSEVTSSSPYRWIVDPLDGTTNYAHGYPCFCVSIAVEKAGTLSAGAVYDPLLDEMFAAMPGGGAFLNGRPISVSATEKLRRSLLSTGFAYDVNTASDNNLGYFQEFVFTGQAIRRDGSAALDMCYLACGRFDGFWELSLKPWDTAAGLLILKEAGGIATRLDGSPYDIHQPDILASNGRIHGQMLDVLKRTGKGGR from the coding sequence ATGGAAAACCGGGATCTCGCGCGATTCGCGGAAGAGACGGCCAGGGGTGCGGGGGAAATCCTGCGCCGGAACTACGGGAAGAAGCAGACGGTCCATTTCAAGGGGGAGATCAACCTGGTGACCGATGTCGACCGCCAGTCGGAGACCTTCATCATCGGAAGGATCCGGGACTCCTTCCCGGACCATGGAATCCTCTCTGAGGAAAGCTCGGAAGTGACCTCATCCTCTCCGTACCGATGGATAGTCGATCCGCTCGACGGGACGACGAACTACGCCCACGGTTATCCATGCTTCTGCGTTTCGATCGCGGTGGAGAAGGCCGGCACGCTGTCGGCGGGGGCTGTGTACGATCCGCTGCTCGACGAGATGTTCGCCGCGATGCCCGGGGGAGGGGCGTTCCTGAACGGCAGGCCGATTTCCGTTTCCGCAACGGAGAAATTGCGCCGGTCCCTGCTGTCGACGGGGTTCGCATACGACGTGAACACGGCGAGCGACAACAATCTCGGCTATTTCCAGGAATTCGTTTTCACCGGACAGGCGATCCGTCGCGACGGATCCGCGGCGCTGGACATGTGTTACCTGGCTTGCGGCAGATTCGACGGCTTCTGGGAGCTGTCCCTCAAGCCGTGGGACACGGCTGCCGGGTTGTTGATACTGAAGGAGGCCGGCGGGATCGCGACCCGTCTCGACGGCTCGCCATACGATATCCACCAGCCGGACATCCTTGCGTCGAACGGACGGATCCACGGGCAGATGCTCGATGTTTTGAAAAGAACCGGGAAGGGCGGCCGGTAA